DNA from Nocardioides seonyuensis:
CTGCTGGGCGCCGTCGTGGATGTCCCGCTCCAGTCGGCGACGCTCGGTGTCCTGGGCGGTGACGAGGGCAATGCGCGCCCGGCGCAGCTCGCGCTCCCTGGCGGTGAGCTCCTGCACACGCTGGGCCAGCTCCTCGCGCAGCTGTGCGGACTCCAGCACCATGCCGGCTTGTGCGGCGAGCCCCCCCAGCAGGCGTTCAGCGGTGGAGGTCAGGGGCCGGTCCTGACGTCCCATCACGCGGAGGACGCCGAGCGGGCGCCCGGCGTGGGCGACCGTCACAGCGTGGACAGCACCCTGCGTCCGGTCGTCGTAGAGCCGCGGGGCCGGCTCGTCGACGACGGCCTCGGGCGGGTGCGTGGCCAGCAGGCGGAGCTCGTCCCCAACCAGGACCCACACCTGGGCCCACTCGAGGGCGAGGCCCTGCGCCAGCATGCGGGCGACCAGGGCAGGGGCCCGCTCGCCCGGGTCGGAGTCCGCGACACGGGAGAAGTCCGCCAGGACGTCGTACGGCGACGTGGTGTCGCCGAGCTGCCGCGCCCGCGCCCTCTCCGCCCGCGCCCGCACGCGCGGGGCCGCCCCCGCGACCAGGGCAGTCGCCAGGATCGAGAGCGGGAGGCTCGGTGACTCGGTACGGCCCAGGAGCGCGCCACCCCCCAGCACGACGGCGAGGTAGATCACCAGGACTGACCCGGCCGCTGCGCCCCAGCCCGCGGCCGCTGCTGACAGCGAGCCCTGGTGCCCCACGACCGTGTCCCGGCTCATCCCCCGAGTGTGCTCCCGCCGCGGCCGTCCGGACAGGCGTCTTCCCGCCCCCACCCGGGCCGGTTGACCGCCGGTGGTGGTGCGGAGCGCCGTACGGGGAGTGTGAGGAGGCGCGGCGGGCAGCCACGCCGAGAGTGCGCGGGACCCCCTGCCCCGACGGGACGTGGTTGCGTGGAATGGGCTCATCCGGTCGACCGGCCGGTCTCGTTCCAGCCAGGAGATCACTCACATGTCAACACTCCTCACCGCCTCCCCTGGCACGAGCGCAGCCGCCACGGCCGCCCGTGCCACGGGCGTCACCAAGGCCTACGGCTCCGGCGACGCTCAGGTGCTGGCGCTCGACGACGTCAGCGTCTCCATCGAGTCGGGCCGCTTCACCGCCATCATGGGGCCCTCCGGGTCCGGCAAGTCCACCCTGCTCCACGTGCTGGCCGGGCTCGACCGGCCGACCGCGGGGCAGATCTTCATCGGCGACGTCGACATCACCACCATGAACGATCGTGAGCTGACGCTGCTCCGGCGTGACCGCATCGGGTTCATCTTCCAGGCGTTCAACCTCCTGCCCACGCTCACGGCGGCGGAGAACATCGCCCTGCCCTCGAAGATCGCCGGCCGCAGGCCGGACCCCCTGTGGGTCCAGTCGATCGTCGAGACCGTGGGCCTGGGCGAGCGGCTCGGCCACCGCCCCTCGGAGCTCTCCGGTGGACAGCAGCAGCGCGTCGCCGCGGCGCGAGCCCTCGCGACCAAGCCCGAGATCGTCTTCGCCGACGAGCCGACCGGCGCCCTGGACTCACGATCGGGGGAGCAGCTGCTGCAGTTCCTCCAGCACGCCGTCCGAGAGATGACCCAGACCGTCGTCATGGTGACCCACGACCCGGGTGCGGCGGCCCACGCCGACCGGGTCCTGTTCCTCAAGGACGGCGACATCGTCGACGAGATGGCGAGCCCCACCTCGGACGAGGTCCTCGACTACATGAAGCAGCTAGGAGCCTGAGGCATGTTGAGTGCCACGATCAAGGGGATGCTGGTGCACAGGCTCCGGCTCTTCCTCACCGTCACGTCCATCGCGTTGGGTGTGGCCTTCCTGTCCGGCACGCTGATGATGAACAGCAGCATGCAGCGGGCCTTCGACGGGCTCTTCCAGAGCATCAACGCCGGCACGGACACTGTCGTGCGGGGTGCGGTCGAGGGCGAGCAGCCCGCTCCGGGCGAGCCGCGACCAGCGGTGCCGGCCTCGGTCCTCGAGGACGTCCGCGGCATTGAGGGCGTCACGGCTGCGGAGGGGGTGGTCGAGGGCTACGCCCTGCTGACCGACTCCGACGGCAAGCCGATCCAGCCGGCTGGTGCGCCGACGCTCGGCATGACGCTTCCCTCCGACCCGTCCCTGCTGGGGGAGACCGAGCTCCGAGCCGGTCGAGCGCCGTTGCGCCCCGACGAGGTCGCGGTCGACGCCAGCTCGTTCGAGAAGGGCGGCCTCGCCCTCGGTGACGAGATCAGCGTGATGTTACAGGGGCCGGCCAGGACGTTCACCGTCGTGGGCGCCGTCGGCTACGGCGAGGCCGACGACCTCGGGGGCGCCACTGCGGCTTACTTCGAGGGGCGCACCGCCCAGGCGCTGCTCGGCAACGAGGGCTCGTTCGACTCGATCGTGGTCAAGGCCGAGGACGGTACGTCGGACGACGCTCTGACGCAGCGGATCGGTGCGGCCCTGCCCGCCGGGCTCGAGGCCATGACCGGCAAGGAGGTCGCCGACGAGCAGACGGAAGCCGTCACGGGCGGTCTCGGCTTCATCACCATGGCGCTGACCGGGTTCGCCGGCATCGCGCTGTTCGTCGGCTCCTTCATCATCTGGAACACCTTCTCGATGCAGGTGGCACAGAGGACCCGCGAGCTGGCGTTGCTGCGGGCGATCGGTGCCACTCGGCGTCAGGTGCTACGCACGATCGTCGTGGAGGCCGCGGTGCTCGGGGCCGGCGCCTCGGCACTGGGTCTGCTGCTCGGGGTGGGCATGTCGCGCGCCCTGACGGGCCTGATGGGGCTCTTCGGGCTGTCGATGCCGTCCGCACCGCTCCGGGTCGAAGCGAGCACGATCGTGATCGGGCTCGTCGCCGGCACCCTCATCACGGTGGCCGCGGCCGTGGCGCCTGCCCGTCGCGCGACCAAGGTGTTGCCCGTCGAGGCGCTGCGCGACGCGACGCCCACGGCGGAGCGCTTCTCCAGGGTCCGCCTGGGAGTCGGCGCGCTGCTGATCGCAGCCGGCGTCGGGGTCCTCGCCGCGGCCCTCTTCGGCCCCGCTGACGCCCTGATGATCCCGGTGGGCGTCGTGGCCGCGATCCTCGGCCTCACCACGCTCGCGCCGCTGTTCATGCGGGGCCTCGCCGGGGTGATCAGCTGGCCCCTGCTCAGGCGGGGCGTGCCCGGCGAGCTGGCCCGGCAGAACGCCATGCGCAACCCCAGGCGGACCGCGTCCACCGCCATGGCCCTGGTCATCGGGCTCACGATGGTTGCGACGGTCGCGGTGTTCGCCGCGTCCTTCAAGGCCTCGTTCACCGACGTCCTGTCCAGCTCGACCAACGCCGACCTCTACGTGCTGACTCCCAGCAGCCAGTCCAAGGGCTACAGCCCTGAGGTGGTCGACATGGTGCGGCACGTCGAAGGGGTGGAGAGCATCTCGCCCACCTCCAACGGCAAGGGGGAGTTCGGCGACGCCGAGGCGGCGTTCACCTCGATCGACCCTGCGACGGCGGCGGATGCCCTGAACCTGGGGATGGTCGACGGAGCCGTGACCGACCTCGCCGATGACGGTGTGATCGTCAAGGACGCCGTGGCCGAAGCGCACGGCTGGGAGGTCGGCGACGTGATCCCAGGCTCTTTCCCGGGCGCCGAGAGGGCTCGGCTCGAGATCCAGGGCACCTACGAGGCGAAGGGCATCGTGAACACCGACTACGTCATCTCGGGCGACGCGCACACGACGTACTTCCCCGACCGGCTGGCCGGCACCGCCATGGTGCTCGTGGCCGACGGTCAGGACATCGAGGTCGTGGAGGACCGCATCGCCGGTGTGATCGCCGACCAGCCGGACGCGACGGTGATGACCCAGGGTGAGTTCGAGGGTGAGGCCAGCGCGGTCATC
Protein-coding regions in this window:
- a CDS encoding GAF domain-containing sensor histidine kinase → MSRDTVVGHQGSLSAAAAGWGAAAGSVLVIYLAVVLGGGALLGRTESPSLPLSILATALVAGAAPRVRARAERARARQLGDTTSPYDVLADFSRVADSDPGERAPALVARMLAQGLALEWAQVWVLVGDELRLLATHPPEAVVDEPAPRLYDDRTQGAVHAVTVAHAGRPLGVLRVMGRQDRPLTSTAERLLGGLAAQAGMVLESAQLREELAQRVQELTARERELRRARIALVTAQDTERRRLERDIHDGAQQQLVALTINLKLAAVHVRTDPERAREVMEQQLVAADNAIQTLTDLARGLLPATLAEEGLAAALGAATADNPVPVLVHSGPMPRLPGGVEATLYFCALEAVQNATKHAAGTHIDLLLEAGPAEVSVAVEDNGSGIAPGAHRGSGLANLSERATSVGGRLVLGERPGGGTRIAVHVPRPRSGEPGGGT
- a CDS encoding ABC transporter ATP-binding protein; the encoded protein is MSTLLTASPGTSAAATAARATGVTKAYGSGDAQVLALDDVSVSIESGRFTAIMGPSGSGKSTLLHVLAGLDRPTAGQIFIGDVDITTMNDRELTLLRRDRIGFIFQAFNLLPTLTAAENIALPSKIAGRRPDPLWVQSIVETVGLGERLGHRPSELSGGQQQRVAAARALATKPEIVFADEPTGALDSRSGEQLLQFLQHAVREMTQTVVMVTHDPGAAAHADRVLFLKDGDIVDEMASPTSDEVLDYMKQLGA
- a CDS encoding ABC transporter permease; its protein translation is MLSATIKGMLVHRLRLFLTVTSIALGVAFLSGTLMMNSSMQRAFDGLFQSINAGTDTVVRGAVEGEQPAPGEPRPAVPASVLEDVRGIEGVTAAEGVVEGYALLTDSDGKPIQPAGAPTLGMTLPSDPSLLGETELRAGRAPLRPDEVAVDASSFEKGGLALGDEISVMLQGPARTFTVVGAVGYGEADDLGGATAAYFEGRTAQALLGNEGSFDSIVVKAEDGTSDDALTQRIGAALPAGLEAMTGKEVADEQTEAVTGGLGFITMALTGFAGIALFVGSFIIWNTFSMQVAQRTRELALLRAIGATRRQVLRTIVVEAAVLGAGASALGLLLGVGMSRALTGLMGLFGLSMPSAPLRVEASTIVIGLVAGTLITVAAAVAPARRATKVLPVEALRDATPTAERFSRVRLGVGALLIAAGVGVLAAALFGPADALMIPVGVVAAILGLTTLAPLFMRGLAGVISWPLLRRGVPGELARQNAMRNPRRTASTAMALVIGLTMVATVAVFAASFKASFTDVLSSSTNADLYVLTPSSQSKGYSPEVVDMVRHVEGVESISPTSNGKGEFGDAEAAFTSIDPATAADALNLGMVDGAVTDLADDGVIVKDAVAEAHGWEVGDVIPGSFPGAERARLEIQGTYEAKGIVNTDYVISGDAHTTYFPDRLAGTAMVLVADGQDIEVVEDRIAGVIADQPDATVMTQGEFEGEASAVIDQMLGLVTVLLLLAVVIALLGIVNTLALSVFERTRELGLLRAVGMTRGQVRAMVRWESVVISVIGALVGAGLGIALGVALTRALADQGLEKIAIPGDQLALYVVAAAIAGVLAAIGPSRSASKVDVLRAVVTD